In a single window of the Bacteroidales bacterium genome:
- a CDS encoding MFS transporter, whose protein sequence is MEQIKKAINKSPALRWGILILVGFILSVNYYFYDAFSTLKDLLKAEFNFTNTDYGLFVSFYSIPNTFLLMAVIGGIILDKIGIRRTGFMFVFFMAFGAVLTAYGASDLYGEGGFAYGFMQTFLPNYSPELKMMLLGRFFFGLGAETSIVVVSKILVKWFKGKDLALAFGLKVGFGRLGTFAALQASPVLANDGQNLTTAVWLAAILVCMGLLAFIVYMLFDAKFDKQVTEDKEVEKVQEPNKFSFKDVFDILGNRAYIYIALLCVTFYSAVFPFLAFAPDFFADKFGFTDIQSGRITSLLPLATMIFTPLFGFLIDRRGKSATAMIFGSLALLLVHTLFGFTNILPYFPMILLGIAFSLVPAAMWPSMVKLVDEKKIGTAYGLMYSIQNLGLWAFPLLAGIILDKTNPGNPEVTDYTMTIIMFAGLGLLGLFFAIMLKREDKKGAYGIELPLNKK, encoded by the coding sequence ATGGAACAAATCAAAAAAGCAATCAATAAATCCCCTGCTCTACGTTGGGGTATTCTTATTTTAGTAGGTTTTATCCTTTCGGTGAATTATTATTTTTACGATGCTTTCTCAACTTTAAAGGATTTGCTGAAAGCTGAATTTAATTTTACTAATACAGATTACGGATTATTCGTCTCTTTTTATTCTATTCCGAATACATTCTTATTAATGGCTGTGATTGGAGGAATAATACTCGATAAAATTGGTATAAGACGAACCGGTTTTATGTTTGTTTTTTTCATGGCTTTTGGTGCTGTTCTTACTGCATATGGTGCTTCCGATTTATATGGAGAAGGCGGCTTTGCATATGGTTTTATGCAAACTTTCTTGCCAAATTATTCTCCGGAATTGAAGATGATGTTATTAGGTCGTTTCTTTTTTGGTCTGGGTGCAGAAACCAGTATTGTTGTAGTAAGTAAAATTCTTGTAAAATGGTTCAAAGGCAAGGATTTAGCACTGGCTTTCGGTTTGAAAGTCGGCTTCGGACGTCTGGGAACTTTTGCGGCACTGCAAGCATCACCTGTTCTTGCAAACGACGGTCAAAATTTAACAACAGCCGTTTGGCTGGCAGCTATTCTTGTATGCATGGGTTTACTGGCATTTATTGTTTATATGCTGTTCGATGCAAAATTTGATAAACAAGTTACAGAAGATAAAGAAGTTGAAAAGGTGCAAGAACCAAACAAATTCTCATTTAAAGATGTCTTTGATATTTTGGGAAACAGAGCTTATATCTATATTGCTTTGCTGTGTGTAACCTTTTACTCTGCTGTATTTCCGTTCTTGGCATTCGCTCCGGATTTCTTTGCGGACAAATTCGGATTTACGGATATTCAAAGCGGTAGAATAACTTCTCTCTTACCGTTAGCGACAATGATTTTTACACCTTTATTCGGTTTCTTGATTGATCGAAGAGGAAAAAGTGCAACCGCAATGATATTCGGTTCTTTAGCTTTACTGTTAGTACACACATTATTTGGTTTCACGAATATCCTGCCATATTTCCCGATGATCTTATTAGGAATTGCCTTTTCATTGGTACCTGCTGCCATGTGGCCAAGCATGGTTAAGTTGGTGGATGAAAAAAAGATAGGTACAGCTTATGGATTAATGTATTCCATTCAGAATCTCGGCTTATGGGCATTCCCGTTATTAGCGGGAATAATACTCGATAAAACAAATCCCGGCAATCCTGAAGTTACTGATTATACAATGACCATAATAATGTTCGCCGGCTTGGGATTATTAGGACTGTTTTTTGCGATAATGCTTAAACGAGAAGATAAGAAAGGAGCTTATGGTATTGAACTGCCATTGAATAAGAAATAA